CCATGTGGTAAAGCCCTGTTGTCATGGCAGGGCAATGCcgtgggcaggagcagggccaggCCCTGATAAGGACAGCACAGAGATGAAGTCTGACACTTGTCTGGTCCAGTGCTCTCAGTTTCCCAGTGAATGCCTGTGCCTGATTTGGATGCTGCACCATGCTGTTCTAGCAGAACCCAGCACCCCAGCCTTCACCCAGCCACCTCAGCATGGCCACTGGGTAAAGACCAGCCAAAACAGAAGTCTAATGCTGAGCTGGAGGTCATGGGAAGCTCCCAGGTTGACACTGAGGCACCAAGCCATGAGATTTATCCCTCCTGGCACTTCCTACAGCAGTATCTCCCTGCCCAGTGATTCTGCTCAGTCTGAATTGCCCAGCTTTGCAGTGAGCCATCACAgtggagagctgcagcaggcacacacacacacacaccctggtCACCCCAGCATTTTACCTGCATAGTTGGGCTCCTGCTCTTCAGACTCATCAGGACCATCCATTGGCTCCAGATAGGCAGCAGGTACCCAGCCTCGTTTGTTCTTCAATTGACAAAACCACCAGCCTGCAAAGAAAGCAACCATGGGCAAGAGCAGAGAGTGTTGTGGGGAGTGGCACCAGGTCTGGCCAGGGCAGGTGGAGGCATCTCCATGTCCTGGACCAAGGGACAGTGCCGGGGCCAATCTCTGCTGACATGGTGCAACCAGAGATCGTGACCAGTTCATCCTGTTCCTGCTGGGCAGGACGCCTCACAGGCTGAGGCATGGCCAGGGTGTTGCTCAGTTTGCTGCCCCCCACCCTCAGCCTGCACTGCCATAACCAGCTCACACGCTGTGCTTGGACACAAGATGCAAGGGCAGCACTCGCTCCTGCTGAAGGTGTGGCAGGGAGTGGGCTGGCCCTCAGGGGCTCTCCAGGGGGATGGACACATACCGTTCTCACTCTTCTCCACAACATCCACCATGTCCCCAGCTTTGAGAGCCATCTCAGATGTGGAGCTCTTCTCATAGTCAGCGATGGCTCGGTACGTTTGCAGCACAATGGGGCCCGTGATGTCTGCATGAGAGAAGTGACCGATGttccctcctccagcccccaACCCACAAACACCCTATTCCAGGCCGGCCAAAAGCAGCCCCAGGACAGGCCAGAgtgccctcccagccccttTCAGCCCCAAAGCAGTTGGATTTTAGAACAATGACTCATTCTACCCAAAGATTTGGCttctccccagctgcagctctggcgTAGCAGCCATGTTCTTAGTGAGGGTATCTGCCATGGAATGACAACCTCTCTCCCCAGCAGGCTTTGCTGCTGTTGAGGCAGCCACTTGCAGCCCTCTGAGACCTCTTACCAGTGGGGCTTTTCTTGGAGTCCTTTGTCAGGAGGAAGACCTCAGGCTTCTTGATCCTAGACAGGTCAGAGCAAAGGCAGCTCAATGCCAACCAGCCCTATCCATCGGCACCCTCCCTGCAGGCTACTGCCAGCATCCAAGGCCAGGAATGCAGGATTTCCCTCAAAACAGCAGGCAGCTGGACTCACTGGCTGTCTGTGACAGGGTTCATGTCATCATGACGGACCTTGAAGAAGTTGACCACATGCAGGCACCGAGAGATCTTGTGGGGTAGGCTGACCAGTGCGTAGCAGTACTCAGCCAGTGTGCCCTGCCTGTTCTCAGTTGAGCGCTGCCCATCAAACCActttggggctgggggagaggaAAAAGAGCTCAGAGAAAGCAGACAGAACACCTTGGTTTTAATACTTTCCCAAGCACACTGCTCTGAATCATTAATTTTGCCCTGCAAACAAGTGGGTCTGGCCCTGAGGTGCTGCATGGCTGCATTGTGCCCATAAGGTGAAGCTTTGTGGGAGCACAGCTCTTGCAAGCCCAGAAATGATCCCGTTTCAGCCTATTTCAGTTTTAGAGTAACTCCTACACATGTGTTCAGACTAAGCCCAACTGCTGGGCCACAAATGCAGCAGATGCACCAGGGCACCAAGAGGGGCTCAGGGGACCAGCCTGCAGTCAGAGGAGATATGTTTATCCTCCCACCCCACTGCTTATGGTGTTCTTGACTCCAGAGCTCTGAAATACTGCTGGCAATCCTGACCCTGAGCAGTGCTGAACCACATGATGGGAGGTGCTTTTGTGTGGTCAGTGGcaccccatgtccccccagCAGTCTGACACTTGTCTGGTCCCAGTGCTCTCAGTTCCCCAAATGGAATAAGGATGCTTTGAAGAGCCCCAGCACGGTGGGGGACAGAGTGATGGAAGAGGCCCAGAGTGATGTGGAGGCCCAGCTGCAGTGGAGCCCCCCCAGACTGGCACCCACACTGCTGCATAGTGCAGGTTACTCTTCCTCCAGAGACATCGGCCACATCTGCAGCTCTTTTTCAGATTCCCTTCTGCTTCCTTTAAAGCaggaaatttaataaaatggGGAAGTTTTCTGACATGCACCTTGCTTGGAGACAAACAGTCAGCTGTTTGGATCAGTTCATCCTCTGACATGTTGCATTGTTTCCTCTTACAAAATTTCTGTGTTGCCATACAGGCATTAAGCCAACCCCAGGGATGGTGTCACCAACAGAAGGTTCAGCTCAGCTCCCCAAATCCAGATACTTGGCACCAGCCAGGGGTCATAGGGGTCACAGCTGATTCTTCTGGACGTGCCTCTGGGTGCCTTCAGACAGGAAGGACGgggcctgcagggctgctgagTGTTGGAAAGAACCACTGCCACTGCTCAGATCTTTCTGGGGTTTTGATTTCAAGCCTCGTGTACAGGAAATACTGCACTACCCACCTGTCTGGGaggcaggcagcacagctcagcccatcAGGGAATTTCCCAGCTAGCTGCAATTTCTATTCACCCCCCAGGCACGGTGCTTGCCCCTCACCTGGCAAGTGCGGGATGATCCGGTTCTCGATGTTGATGTCCCCGGATTCAATGGGGAACATTTCCTTCAGTgctttctgcagagcagagccaggcacaacagtgaggacagcaccaggggagcccctgtgacccccactcctctgcccctgccttgactcctttcctgctgctcgccctgctgcccccagcaTGTCTGGGCTGGATCCCACACCTCGGCACTCTGTGCCCAGGGACACGGAGCCAATGGCTCCACCTTCAAGGGGCAAAAGAGATCGGAGAACTGGACTCGGGAGCCTCTTTTGAGCTAGGTTTGCTTTGAGGCAGTTTCAGATGGCATTCGCCCTCCTTCTTCCCCACCCCAAGCCTATGTGTCCTGGCAGGACTCACATGGAACTCATATATCTCAGTAAAGCGGCGATAGACGACCTTTTCGGAGAGGTCATTCCACTTCACCAGGAACATGTAGACCTGAGGAGCAAAGCAGAGGCTGCAGTTTTGCAGGCAAGTGGGACTCCCTATTGTGCCCATGGAGCCCTCTGGATGTTCCAGTTTCAGATAAAATTGAATGTTTTCCTTCCACCACCCCAATGCAACTAGCTCTGCCTTGCCAGTAAATAAACTGGGCACTAGGGGAGTTGTAATGGATGGAGAGGGGACAGAAACATGCAGGTGGGTGggaaacaaagaggaaaaaaccctttcCAAGACTGCAAAGTGGCCAATGGCTTGCAAAGGAGGTGCCTGAAGTCTTGTGTGTTCAGGACAGTTTAGACtctggctgcctgcagctcatGTTATCAGCCATGACCCCCTTAAAAGGAAGCATTTAGGCTCTCAGTCACATCTCCCTAAGGAAATTCAGTCCTCAGTCCTCACATGCCAGAACGCTGCTGAGTACTCACATAGTGCTGGCTGGGGAAAAACCTTTTCTCGTAGCCCAGCAGTTCGATGTGCCGGATGAAGGCGTCACCcattgctgctcctgcccgcaatgctctgctcctgctgctcctgctgctgctgctcctgctctgctcctgctcttgctgctgctgctcctgctgctgctgctcctgctgctgctcctgctcctcctgctcctcctgctgctccttctgctcctgctcctgctcctgctcctgctgctcctgctgctgctgctcctgctcttgctgctcctgctctgctcctgctcctgctgctcctgctgctgctgctcctgctcctgctgctcctgctgctcctgctctgctccttctcctgctgctgctgctcctcctgctcctcctgctcctcctgctcctcctgctcctcctgctgctccttctccttctcctgctccttctcccgctcccgctcccgcctGTCTGGGcgctctcccctcccctctgtcctcgctcagctctgctgctcctaaAGCCCCGGGGAAGCGGAACTGCCGCTGCAATCGCTCCCGTAATTGTTTATTTGTTCGTACCGAGTCGGtgcttcccagcccagcccctccagtgGCTCCAGGActggggaggagctgagctgggcgGCCTCGGGGATAACTTGGGGGGACAGTGACGGGTGAGGGCCAGGCTGGCTGCCCTGTACccacaggactcctctgggcAGGGTACTGCAGCAGGGGGACAGGACAGGTGACAGGATATGGCAGCCAGAGGCGCCTTCCCCCCTCTGTCAGAGCTGGAAAGGCTGAATGAAGGCTGCAATGCACTCCCCGAGCCCGGGAATGCCAGAactgtctgtgtgtgtgcggGTGGCAGGTGGGGAACCTgcggcacagcacagccaggagggaGCCCCTCCCCTTGCATCACCGTTTCCTTTCAGTCACTTGCTGCTTCTTCAACATCTGCCACCAAAAGGTTCCTTTGAGGAGTCCCCGAGGACCTGAGccagtcccagccctgctcacccccttacctgggcacagggctggatgggagggGACCCCAGGCGTAGGGAACCCCCAGAGTGGGCTGGAGACAGACCCCTGTGAGAGCTCCCGGCTAAGCCGTTCTGGAATGTCAGGGCAACAGCTGCATTCatgtcctcctcctcctccatcctcagCCCTGAGCAGAACGATCAGAAGGGATGTGAGAGCTGCAGGGATCAATTCCACACTGCAAAGGTGTACCCAGGAGCGCTTTTGTCCCCACCATGGGCACCAGAGGTGGGCTGTCACCCGACAGAGCCAGTCTGCTCTCCACAGGATCCTCGAggagcccagctgcaggcagctgtgaGCACTCAGCTCATTCCCTCTGGAAACCCAGTGTGCCCCAGTGCAGCCGATGTCCCCAGCTCGTTCCCATGAGCTGGTGTCAGAGcaaacccagccccacactggGCCAGGAGCAGAGATGGCAGCACCCCTGTCCCCTgacagggcaggcagcagccccaggccacagcagagctgccaggggctctccccatcagcagcagcagcaaaccctGGCACAGGATCAGCCCAATGCCCCTGTTAGCTTGTAAAGACAAAACTTGCTCTGGCTGCATTAGAAACATCAGATACTAACCCCAGCCCTCCCATGGAACGTGGGTGTGGTACTTGCAGCTGTGCAATAGTAAATGGTCATTTACATTTGGTTTCTTATTATTTTAACAGGGGGACTTCCCGATATGCAAGGGAAGTCCCTTGCATATTACACAATCACAGATATTAAAAAGAATCCATCCAGGGCTGTTTGGATTCTGCAGAACTCCACAAATTTTGTCATAACAGCTAATTTCATAATTACAATTGTTTGTACTACATTTAAGACTGCATTACATTTCTGGAAACCACTTAATTCACATGTTTCTTCCTGTTTCCTCATTCTTCATCTCGTGATGTGAGAAATGAGAGGTTTTTGATGCGCTGTCCGTGAAGGATTAGTTCACAGTGAAACACCTCCTGTAACTCTGTGTGATACATTACTGAGTGTTCCATCAAATATCTCACTGCTAGTATGTGTCAAGCAGCAAGATTTTAGAAGAAACTACTCAGAAGAGGAATATCCCATGTGAACGAGCCAAGTTCTGTTGGTTTTGCACAATCTgggttttggtagcaggggggCTACAGAGGTCCCTTCTGTGGGAAGCTGCTCGAAGCTGTCAGATGTTCAAGAAAGCcaatccctgatggctctgaagatggacatgctgctggccaaacCTGGGACAACTAGAGACGGTGGTAACACCTCTGTGATAAcgtatttaagaagaaaatcaaaacaaagcgGGGCATGCACAGTGTTTCCCAgacagagaagaggaggaggtgagaacgTGTGAGGGAAACAACCTGGAGACGCCAGGGTCAGtggggaaggaggggcaggaggtgctccaggagctgagattcctctgcaggctgtggtgagAGTAGGGTggagcagctgtgcctctgcagcccGTGAGATCCATGGAGggtgcagagatccacccacagacacccacagcctgtggggatccatggggggtgcagagatccacccacagcacctggggatccatggggggtgcagagatccacccacagctcatggggatccacaggggatgctgagatccacccacagcccatgggaGAGGTGCCCAGGCCGGAGCagtggatgcctggaggaggctgtgatccagtggAAGAttcctggaggaggctgtgatccagtggAAGAttcctggaggaggctgtgatccagcAGAAGAttcctggaggaggctgtgttCAGTAGAAGACCCAGTGGAAAGAGGGGGTCtctgcttccaggctggagcagcctgtccttggaggatTGCACCCTGTGGAAAAAGAGACCCACGTcgcagcagttttgggagggcTGGGTGCCCATGGGAGGGACTCACATTGCAGCAGGTGTGGTAGTGAGATTGGAACCACATTGGAGAAGTTAAAGGAGAACTGtctctcccatgggagggactcCATGGTCTCACAGGGGAAGATCTCAGGTGATGAACTGACCCAAACCCCCTGCTCTGTCTCCCTGAGCTGTTGGTGGGAAGGACAGAGGGGTTGGGGGACAAAAAGGTGTTTTTaggacttattttacttctcattatcctcctctAATTTAGTTAGTAAAAAATTCACTTTGTATCTCTAAGCCAAGCCTGGTTTGCCCTTGGAGTGTTCTCTTCTAGGCCTTTTCTCAACTCGTGAAGCCTTCATGAAACGTTCCCCTCTCCTCTGgccagctgtggcaggggaggggaAGTGAGAGACTTTTTTGGGTGCGTGACATCgggccagtgtcaaaccacaaAGTTTATGGAGTTCATGAACTGATTCATGTTTTGGGAAACAAGGGTGGGATCTGAACACAGGATCCCATTTTGAGAGAGATGGAGAAGATCCGTGTCCTCCAGACCAAGCTGGCAGCAGTGCTCTCAGCAAGGCCCCACTGCTCTGGAGAGGGAACAGCACACACAGGACTTCAGAGGATGGGTTTCAATCAAGGCTGTTGGAGGTTAAGAGTTTCTTAGGCAAATGGACTATCCTCTTTTTGGCACTGCTCCACCCAAAACTAGTACCAAAACCTCTCAGGATATAAGAGCAGATGGAATAGATGCCACCCTAATCttcattcaaaattaaatttttgatttttggtagtttaaatttcagtttaattCACTCCAGAGCCAAGGGAGGCCTTATGTCACTGATAGCACAGAGCTGTTACACAATCACAGAAATGAGAGCCTGCGCTCTTCCTTGGCTGTGGGCCTCTGACAGGACACAcatgaaaagaaacaagaagAGATTCAAATTTAGAAAAATTCAACTCCCAAGAGAAAAACACTGGCCAGCAACTGCATCACAGAGGTACTGGCTGTCAGCTGGTGGGTATGCTATGAGAAAAGCCAGGGTGCCATATCTGAGCAATGCCCAGTTCCACCATGGACACCCTGAATCCTACCTCACTTGGatacaaaattcccatttaagAGAAAGGAGACAGTCCACTGCACAAGACCAGCTTTTAAAGTTCAGTAAAACATGGGAATAAATACTTGTCTGCTTCTTCATCACCACAAACCTTCCCTGCTGGGACAAAAACTAGTCAGAACTCTTGTAAGTTACTggaatttaatttattcattcatttatttattagtACAGCCAAGTCTTTTTAGGGCCTATCTCATGTACTACTAGTTTGAAAATGAGTGAGATTTTCATACATGGTCAACATCTTAAAGTCTGCTAACTGTTAGGACTATAGGTAATTTCTTAATATTGAATTGATATTTGGAAGGTAAAAATATTGGTGTAATTATTTTGTCAGACTAATTTCTCTCAAGTGGATATGACCCAACATGTCTGAAACCAAAAAGAGCCGTCAGCATTGAGTGCCAGCCCACCAGCATTACTGCCCACCCAGCAGCAGGCCATCCACTCCAGTCCTTTCAGCAAAACCACTGCAACCATTtccactttatttttctttcacacaaAGTTTCAGCAGAGCCACTCTGCTGTTATACACCTGACAAGGCAATAGCCtggaattatttcttttcccagttcCTTTGGTGTGATGCTGCCCTCATTTTGGGTGAGCACTGACAACTGCACCAGGAATAGacagctgggcaggcagcagtgctCAAAGTGCCTCCTGAAGAGGGCTGTGACTACAGAAGGGATGAACCCTCCTGCTTTTTCAGAAGGGGAAGTCAAGCCACCTGAAACCTGGGGAAAGCTGCGTTATGTCATTTCCCCATTCTAAACATTCAGAAGCAAATGTAAAACCTGGTCCCaaactgctgctggagaagctcAGGATGTCTGTTCAAGTGAGCAGCAGGTAAATGTGGTTATAAGATGGGCAGTGCCCCCATGGCTGGGTTAACAGGAAAGGGAAGGCAGGTATGGGAATGGCTGTCTGCTGAGGCAGGAAGGCAGCATGGCACCAGCCACCACCAGCTCCTACCTGGAGAGAAGGAAGGCAGGACCACGATGAGCTTTTTCAAAATGCCTCAGCATGGAGCTCACCCTGCCCCTGCTGACATCAGCAGCAGAAGGTCCCAGTGCTCAAGTGGGAGCACTTGGATCTGCATGCTGTGAAACACAGGCAGATGTCCTGTAAGCTCTCCCTCACCTCCAGAATGACAGAAATGTGCTGCTCTGAATTTACCTGCTGAATTTCAGGTTGCTCCCACAGAACTGACACTGCACTCAACTGAATTTAAGGCTTCAAAATTTTTTCTTGAAGATCCAATCACCTCACCCACCCAGAGCTGGATTTCAGTCTCAACAGCATGCCTGGACCTTACTTCTTTGCTGGCAGGACACAGCCATGCTGCATCATGTTCTACCTGCCTACAGAATTACTGCTAGGATTTGATTTGTTGTAGAAGACATAACTGCATGGACAGGTTTGAAAAACATCAGaaaggttttttatttcttcaacaGGGAACATAATTTACCATTTGTGCATAATGCAATCATCTCACATTCATGCCCGTAAACAAGAAACCTTTGCAAATAACCTGTATTTTTAGAGATTATCATATAGCCAGAACTGTACATCTCTGGTTTgtgacatttgaaaaaaaaattatgtacaGGGTTTTACATGTTATGGCGCATAACCAAGACCACAGGGGGCTTCATTTAATTGTTGTactcacagaatattctgaggtTTTGACAAAATAGGACGTAGAGCTGGCTGTAGCATGTTTCCATCACTAGTTCTAGACGAACAGAAGAGCATCCCCCACAGCCTTCAGCAGAAAAGCACTCACACAATTATTGCCTACGGTAGGACTGCACGACCAAACCCATCATGTGTAAACTGTGTGATACTCTGATACAACATGTACTTACTACTTTGAATTAACAGAACAAACTATGATGGGGTTTTATTTCAGTTGGTTCCTAATCCACACACTGGAATATTGACCATTTCACAGTCAATCTCATTAATGCACACTAACCATCAAGTGgataattttatcttttatttaggaaaaacatATTAACTGTGATACATATAATAAGTAAAATTAGCTCAAATTAGCTCAAATATACAGATATTATTATccaataaaacattaaaataatagcTGAAAATTAAcgtagagggtttttttctccaaagtAAACAAACTGAACTTTTCACAGGAATTTTTCATTACAAAAGCTAGAATGCATTCAGGTACAGTGAAATTCACCTTTATTGGAAAATGCAGACAGCCTGAGCTATGTCCCTGTTGATTTTAATCCCTGCCATTTCCCCAGCATTGCTGAATCAAATTTAATCCTTAAAATATATTCCAAAGTAAACTGAAGACATTCCAAATCTACAGTCATTAATAGGTCAATTCACAGAACTGCTGAAAAAGTAGACATTTCTATATAATAGTACAAAAGGATTTGTATAGAAGATACTTCTCTTATACAGTTATATTACACAGCTCTAGACAGGCTGAGCAGGCTCTTCTCAGAACGGGAAGCTTCTGACTAGgtaagagaaattaaaaaattaagttaGTTTCATTGAAGCCTTGTGCCTTATTACAACTATGAGCAGTTTGTATTCCATTTTCCAGTTCTTTAGGCTTAGATTCAGCAAGCATGCAGAAGCTGAATATTGCTCTCAATAAATATGAGATCAAATATGTGCTCTAGTGGTCTCTTGTCTGACTTtagaacaaatatttattttagtatAAATTCAGTGGATGGCCCAAAGCATCCAAAACTCTGAACTACTGCAGCATCAAATTGTGCAGCCTTTGCTCAGACAACATTTTTGTGACCTTTAGTTGACAAGTGAGGTGTTTTTTAATATCTCACTGGCTACAGTGCGTCCCACGACATTTGGGCATTGTAAATTAGACTTTTCATAAAAGTTTAatttatgaaaagaaaagaaagaaaacttttaaagaagGTTGGTTTTTATCACAGTTAATAGCTTTACTGAGTGTCCCACAGTCAGACAATACTGCAATCACGATGAAGAGCTTTCCTGCTCAATTACAATTTGGAAATGGATGTGCATTACCAAGAATAATAATGCTTTTTCACAAACCATGTCAGAGCTTTTCATAAACACTAATTCCCTCAGCTTTCAGTTACTCTGCTTCTGAGATATGTGATTACCATCACACATTTTAGGCCACATTCTTCTAGGACTTCCTCACAAATTTGAACACAGTGTGCTTTATATTGTATTTGGGTAAGAAAGTGCAAAACATCTGACATCATATATGTGAGAACTGAGACACATAAAATAATTCACAATTAAGTACTGGCACCTTCTGAAATTCAGTATTATACTTCATCTCTCCTTTCCCCAgccaaaaaatataaaaataaattattttaccCAGTGTTGATGAGGTCTATGACGTCGGGTCTGGATCTTTCTTTATTTGAAACTTGCATTCTGTTTCTGTGTTATCTGTTAAAAAAGTAGTAGTGCATGAAAAAAGTGGAATTTCCCCACCAATTTTGTTACTGTTTTACTTAagtaaaaatttataaaaacataaaaagtattcattatatttttaaactaataaTCATAAATTAAAGTGTATTCACAGGAATATGATTCTGTGGAAATTATCATTTCCACTGCAAAGTAAAGCAGCGTAGGATCTTAAAGCACTTTAGTTCTTCATGAATGGAAATACGATTGGCATTAGTAGGACTGCTTTTCTCTCAACTAGATGCAGATTTCTGCATTATTCTATTTCAGTCTGtccaaaacaaattttaacCCTACCTAATTTTTAAAGTACAATATCACACAGGAAGGCATTAtgatatgttttaaaaaaaataatgttggCTAAAGTATTCATCACCTTTTGATACAGTTTTATTCAGTGCAGGGATGCTTGGAGGTAAATCAAAggaatcttgtgtctgtgtAGCACTGTCCATATGACCCAGAGCCTGATTCTGTTCTTTTTACAGACAATATGATGTTGGAAGGAAATTGGTTTTTCCCTGGAGTTTTTTGGAAGGTTTGGGGTGAGAGTAACACATCACTACAAAGCCAGGCTCTTTGACCACATGATCATTTTATACCTTCCAGCGTAGTTCTGAAGTGATTTTTGCCACTGCACGCCTTTTTACAGGAACACTTCTGTAATTACAGTGTCTGAAGCCAGTTTTGGATAACAAATTCATAACTATGCTTTTCTATCTCACCCAAACCATCACACTGAAGGCCCACAGCTGATTTTCTTCCACGTGACAGTATTCAGGAACAACTGTCCTTTTTCCTGCACCATCTAGCTTCAGCAATCCCTCAGCACAGGGTTTTGGCATGATAAAGATCCCTGATGTTCCAGCC
The Taeniopygia guttata chromosome 19, bTaeGut7.mat, whole genome shotgun sequence DNA segment above includes these coding regions:
- the NCF1 gene encoding neutrophil cytosol factor 1, whose amino-acid sequence is MGDAFIRHIELLGYEKRFFPSQHYVYMFLVKWNDLSEKVVYRRFTEIYEFHKALKEMFPIESGDINIENRIIPHLPAPKWFDGQRSTENRQGTLAEYCYALVSLPHKISRCLHVVNFFKVRHDDMNPVTDSQIKKPEVFLLTKDSKKSPTDITGPIVLQTYRAIADYEKSSTSEMALKAGDMVDVVEKSENGWWFCQLKNKRGWVPAAYLEPMDGPDESEEQEPNYAGEAYVVQKSYTAVEEDELTLKEGDIIEVIHKLLDGWWVIRKDETTGYYPSMYLQKAGEVNSSVKSALLRNRGAPPRRSTIRNVKSIHKQGRKQISQETYRRNSKKYTQNQRKMRGNSQNKADVIIEKNEPEDNKPKAQPAVPPRPSKELILNRCTESTWRKIL